CTGGGCTATTCCTTGGCGAATTGCTTGAAAAAATGGCAGGCGAGGGATTGGGAGCTCAAAATAAGCACCCATTGCTCCAACTTTTTTATCTTCGAATATTTTTTCATCAAGGGTGATTGAGATTTCCCGAGCTGCTGTAGTATCCAATGAAAGTACTTCCAATGTGATCGTTTGATTAGGGTTTTGTTGTATAATTTCCAGAAGCTTTGGATAGTTTTCTGCTGTCGAAAGATCATAGTTATTTACTTTGAGTAGCTTGTCTCCTGCTTTGAGTCCGGCGGTTTGAGCGGCAGAGGAATCTCTTATTTTTGTTATCATGATATTTTTGTTTGAAGAGCCGACCATAAACAAAAAGCAGGCTACCAAGTAGGCAAAGGCGAGGTTGAAAATAATGCCACCCGAAAGGACTAAAAACTTTTGCCAGTAAGGTTTTTTGTCAAAAGAGGCAGCGCTGGTGTCTTTGGCAAATTGTTGTTCGCCTTGACCGGGCTCTGCCAAGCCGGCTATTTCTACGTAGCCGCCTAGGGGGAATTTGGCAATTTTAAAGGTTGTTTGGCCTATCTTTTTTTCCAGGCCCCATAGGGTTGGGCCAAAGCCAACCGAGAAGGTGGGGGTGTGAATGCCAAAAAGTTTGCAAAATAAAAAGTGCCCAAGCTCATGAACAACAATGAGCAAGCTGAATCCGATAATGGCTCCCGCAAGGGGCAGAATTTTAGACTGAACCAGTGCTAATAACGTGCATGATGACATCATTTTTCCTTAAATTAGTTAGGTTTTTTGAGTAAAATATGACGATTTAGACCATTATTGCACATTTTGTTAAAAAAAACATTTTTTGATTTAACATTTCTTATTGAATTTTTTTCTTTGGTGAAGTTTTGAAAAAAGCCTTTCGTTGAGAGATAAAGCAGTTCATGAAAGTGGGTAAAACTGCCTTGATGCAGCGTATTGATATATTTTTACTTGAAAAAAGTATAAAAAAATATAAAATTAAGTGGAATTATTGTATCACTCTGTGCTTTTCTTTTTGGCTATCTCATGGTATTATCGGTAACTTGGTAACCCCTTGAAGTAGCGCACGAGCTGCAAAGTCATGTGCGGCTTGGTGTTTCAAGAAGGGTGCCAAATACAATGTATGCGTAGTTTTAGTGATAATGTGCTTATGCTCGCGTGAGCTAGGTGCATTTGTTTTTGGGTAGTTGTTAATCAGATGGGATTGTAAGATTATGCCTACGATAAACCAGCTTGTTCGATCTAATCGAAAAAATGTGAAAGAAAAGACGAAGTCGCCTGCGTTGAACGCTTGTCCTCAGCGTCGTGGTGTTTGTGTTCGTGTTTACACGCAAACGCCTAAAAAGCCTAACTCTGCATTGAGAAAAGTTGCTCGTGTTAAGTTGACGACCGGAAAAGAAATTACTGCTTATATCGGCGGTGAAGGCCACAATTTGCAAGAGCACTCTGTAGTTTTGGTTCGCGGTGGGAGAGTAAAGGATTTGCCTGGTGTTCGTTATCACATCGTTCGTGGCTCACTTGACGCTGCAGGCGTAGATGGACGTAAGCAAAGTCGTTCTCTTTATGGTGCTAAACGTAAGAAGGGTGCTGCTAATGCCTAGACGTAAAACGAAAGTTTTAAAAAGAGAGATTGGTGTTGATCCGCGTTTTCAATCCCAGTTGGTTCAAAAATTTATTAACGTTGTTATGCAATGCGGTAAAAAAAATATTGCGCGTGCAATTGTTTACGAAGCATTTGATCTTATCACAGCAAAATTAAGTGGCGATCAGAGTAAGGCATTTGCTTTGTTTGAAAAAGCAATTGGCCAAGTTAAGCCATTTGTTGAAGTTAAGTCTCGTCGCGTGGGTGGTGGTGTTTACCAAATCCCTGTTGAAGTTCGTGTAAATCGTGCTACAACGCTTGCATTTCGTTGGGTTATTGATGCTGCTTCAAAGCGCTCAGATAAAACAATGGGTAAGCGTCTTGCGCATGAATTGCTTGATGCAATTGATGGCCATGGTAATGCTGTAAAGAAAAGAACTGACGTACATAGAATGGCTGAAGCAAACAGAGCATTCTCGCATTATGCTTGGTAAGGTTTAGGGATACGCAATGAGCAAAAATTTAGATAAATTTAGAAATATTGGTATTATGGCTCATATTGACGCGGGTAAAACCACTGTCACTGAGCGTATTTTGTTCTTTACCGGTGTTTCACATAAGATTGGTGAGGTTCATGCCGGTGAAGCGGTTATGGACTGGATGGAGCAAGAGCGCGAGCGCGGTATTACAATTACGTCCGCTGCGACAACCTGCTTTTGGGCTGACCATCAAATTAACATTATCGATACGCCAGGTCACGTTGACTTTACCATTGAAGTAGAGCGTTCATTGCGTGTGCTTGACGGTGCGGTTGGTGTTTTTTGTGGTGTGGGCGGCGTTCAGCCACAGTCTGAAACGGTTTGGCGCCAAGCTGATCGTTACAAAGTTCCTCGCATTGCTTTTGTTAACAAGCTTGATAGAACTGGTGCGGATTATTTTGCTGTTGTTCAAGAAATTGACGAAAGATTGCATGGTAATCCTTTGGCTATGCAAATTCCAGTTGGTCAGTCTGAAGAATTTTCTGCGGTGATTGATGTTTTGACCAAGAAGATGGCGACTTTTGATGAAAAAGGCGTTGTGACTTGGCAAGAAGTGCCCGCTGAATATCAAGAAGAGCTTGCTAAAAGATTTGATGCGGTTGTTGAAAGAGCGTGCGATTTCGACGATGTGTTGGCAGAAAAATATCTTGACGGTGAAGCGTATACTTTGGAAGAAGTGAAAAAAGCTTTGCGTAAAGGTGTTTTAGCGCAAGAAGTTACTCCGGTTTTCTGCGGTAGTGCTTTCAAAAATAAAGGTGTTCAGCAGTTGCTTGATGCGGTTGTTGATTATCTTCCATCTCCGCTTGACGTTCCCGCAATTGAAGGGATAAACCCTGATACTGAGCAAACTGAAAAGCGCTATCCAAAAGAAGAAGACCCGCTTTGCTGCTTAGCATTTAAGATTATGGTAGATCCGTTTGTTGGATCATTGACCTTTGCTCGTATTTATTCTGGTACGCTTGAAACTGGTTCATACGTTTATAACGTTGGAAAAGGCAAGCGTGAGCGCGTTAGTCGTATTATGAAAATGCATGCTAATAAGCGAGAAGACATGAAATCAGCTTCAGCTGGTGACATTGTTGCTATTGTTGGCGTTAAAGACGTTATTACGGGTGATACGCTTACCGATGAAAAGCATCCTGTTTTGTTAGAAAGTATTAATTGTCCTGAGCCTGTTATTGGTGTTGCTATTGAGCCAAAAGGTAAGGGCGATTATGAAAAAATGGTTATTGCTTTGCGTAAGCTTATGCAAGAAGATCCTTCCTTTAGATTTACCTACAATGAAGAGACGGGACAAACCATTATTGAAGGAATGGGTGAGCTGCACCTTGAAATTATTGTTGATCGTTTGAAGCGTGAGCATAAAATTGAATCAAACGTTGGTAAGGCTGAAGTTGCTTACAAAGAAACAATTCAGAATAACGTTGAAGTTGAAGGTAAGTTTATTCGTCAGTCAGGCGGTCATGGTCAATATGGTCACGTTTGGTTGCGAGTAGCGCCCCTTGAGCGAGGTGCTGGTATTAAGTTTGAAAACGAAATTGTTGGCGGTTCTATCCCAAGAGAATTTATACCTGGTATTGAAAAAGGTATAAAAGAAGCCACGGCAACAGGTGTTCTTGCTGGGTATCCAGTAGTTGATATTCAAGCAACTGTGTTTGACGGGTCCTACCATGATGTTGACTCATCAGAACTTGCGTTTAAAATTGCAGCTTCTATGGCACTCCGTGATGGTATGTCTAAAGCGTCGCCAGTTCTTTTAGAGCCAATTATGAAGGTTGAAGTAGTAGCGCCTGATGAAAACTTGGGCGATGTTATGGGAGACTTGAATTCGAGACGTGGAAGAATCTTGGGAATGGATTCGAGAAAAGGCATGCAAGTTATTGCAGCAGAGGTTCCACTTGGGGAAATGTTTGGTTACGCAACAACGGTGCGTTCGCTTACTCAAGGTAGAGCTACTTATTCTATGCAATTTGAAGTTTATCGCGAAGTCCCTAAGAGTGTTCAAGAAGAAATTGTCGGAAAAAATAACGGTACAAAAAAATAGGTCGTCCTTAGAAGGAACAGATAATGGCAAAAGGTGTATTTGATAGAACAAAAGAACACTGTAACGTAGGAACGATTGGTCACGTTGACCATGGTAAGACAACGTTAACAGCTGCTATTACCAAAGTTTTGTCTGAACAAGGCAAGGCATCTTTTAAAGCGTTTGATCAAATTGATAAAGCGCCAGAAGAACGTGAACGTGGTATTACAATTTCCGTTGCTCACGTAGAATACGAATCAGATAAAAGACATTATGCTCACGTAGACTGTCCTGGTCACGCTGACTATATTAAAAACTTTATTACCGGTGCTGCTCAAATGGATGGTGCAATCTTGGTTGTATCAGCTGCAGACGGTCCAATGCCTCAAACCAGAGAACACATTCTTTTGTCACATCAAGTAGGTGTTCCTCGTATTGTTGTATTCTTGAATAAAGTTGACATGGTTGATGATCCAGACATGGTTGAGCTTGTTGAAGAAGAAGTTCGTGAATTGTTGTCAAAGTATGGTTATCCAGGAGCAGAAACTCCAATCATCCGTGGATCAGCTCTTAAGGCTTTGAATGGTGATAAGAGTGAGCTTGGTGGCCCTGCTATCCTTAAGCTTATCGATACTCTTGATGCATACATCCCAACTCCAAAGCGTGATGCAGATAAGCCTTTCTTGATGCCAATTGAAGA
This sequence is a window from Candidatus Babeliales bacterium. Protein-coding genes within it:
- the rpsG gene encoding 30S ribosomal protein S7, translating into MPRRKTKVLKREIGVDPRFQSQLVQKFINVVMQCGKKNIARAIVYEAFDLITAKLSGDQSKAFALFEKAIGQVKPFVEVKSRRVGGGVYQIPVEVRVNRATTLAFRWVIDAASKRSDKTMGKRLAHELLDAIDGHGNAVKKRTDVHRMAEANRAFSHYAW
- a CDS encoding M50 family metallopeptidase produces the protein MMSSCTLLALVQSKILPLAGAIIGFSLLIVVHELGHFLFCKLFGIHTPTFSVGFGPTLWGLEKKIGQTTFKIAKFPLGGYVEIAGLAEPGQGEQQFAKDTSAASFDKKPYWQKFLVLSGGIIFNLAFAYLVACFLFMVGSSNKNIMITKIRDSSAAQTAGLKAGDKLLKVNNYDLSTAENYPKLLEIIQQNPNQTITLEVLSLDTTAAREISITLDEKIFEDKKVGAMGAYFELPIPRLPFFQAIRQGIAQTNMWIYSTAYSFKMLFAQRSLEGAGGPIQIMAQMFNQAQYGILPLLIFLALISINLALINLLPLGVTDGGQLFFATVEAIIRRPAPEWLRIGVNIISIGLFVILFAYLTYKDIVSVFGSTLANLYNKIMLLFS
- the fusA gene encoding elongation factor G; this encodes MSKNLDKFRNIGIMAHIDAGKTTVTERILFFTGVSHKIGEVHAGEAVMDWMEQERERGITITSAATTCFWADHQINIIDTPGHVDFTIEVERSLRVLDGAVGVFCGVGGVQPQSETVWRQADRYKVPRIAFVNKLDRTGADYFAVVQEIDERLHGNPLAMQIPVGQSEEFSAVIDVLTKKMATFDEKGVVTWQEVPAEYQEELAKRFDAVVERACDFDDVLAEKYLDGEAYTLEEVKKALRKGVLAQEVTPVFCGSAFKNKGVQQLLDAVVDYLPSPLDVPAIEGINPDTEQTEKRYPKEEDPLCCLAFKIMVDPFVGSLTFARIYSGTLETGSYVYNVGKGKRERVSRIMKMHANKREDMKSASAGDIVAIVGVKDVITGDTLTDEKHPVLLESINCPEPVIGVAIEPKGKGDYEKMVIALRKLMQEDPSFRFTYNEETGQTIIEGMGELHLEIIVDRLKREHKIESNVGKAEVAYKETIQNNVEVEGKFIRQSGGHGQYGHVWLRVAPLERGAGIKFENEIVGGSIPREFIPGIEKGIKEATATGVLAGYPVVDIQATVFDGSYHDVDSSELAFKIAASMALRDGMSKASPVLLEPIMKVEVVAPDENLGDVMGDLNSRRGRILGMDSRKGMQVIAAEVPLGEMFGYATTVRSLTQGRATYSMQFEVYREVPKSVQEEIVGKNNGTKK
- the rpsL gene encoding 30S ribosomal protein S12 yields the protein MPTINQLVRSNRKNVKEKTKSPALNACPQRRGVCVRVYTQTPKKPNSALRKVARVKLTTGKEITAYIGGEGHNLQEHSVVLVRGGRVKDLPGVRYHIVRGSLDAAGVDGRKQSRSLYGAKRKKGAANA
- the tuf gene encoding elongation factor Tu; translation: MAKGVFDRTKEHCNVGTIGHVDHGKTTLTAAITKVLSEQGKASFKAFDQIDKAPEERERGITISVAHVEYESDKRHYAHVDCPGHADYIKNFITGAAQMDGAILVVSAADGPMPQTREHILLSHQVGVPRIVVFLNKVDMVDDPDMVELVEEEVRELLSKYGYPGAETPIIRGSALKALNGDKSELGGPAILKLIDTLDAYIPTPKRDADKPFLMPIEDVFSISGRGTVVTGRVECGVVKIGEDIEIVGLRPTQKSTVTGIEMFNKELKEALPGDNAGLLLRGIKKEDVERGQVLCKPGSIKPHKKFKAQIVVLSKEEGGRHSPFFNGYRPQFYFRTTDVTGNVTLPAGREMVMPGDSVELTVDLVSPIAMSKELKFAVREGGRTIGAGVISEIIE